The region GACAAATGGGAGGCCGAGGTGGAATCCCTCATAGGTCCCACCGATATCATCCTCTATCCTTATGGCAACGACATTGCCGACTGGCGTCCTTACCATCAGGACAATCCCCGCTTTGCCTACCTGGAATCCAAGGGATTCCGCTATTTCTGCAATGTGGATGCCAGCAAGCCCTACTGGACCCAGATGGGTACAAACTACTTCCGCATGGCCAGAAGGAACCTGGACGGCTACCGCCTGTATGAGGATCTCATCCAGACAGACCCGGCCAGGAAACGCCTGACTGATTTGTTTGACGCCGCCCAGGTGTTTGACTCAGCCAGGCCCACGCCGGTAAGCTGGAGCTACCAGAAGTAACGTCTTACGGCTCCCGCTCATATTGTTATCACGCAGGCTTCCTGCCGCGGTCAAGCGGCAGGGGGCCTGTTTTCTTTTTTCCTGCTCCGGGCGAACGGTTTCCCGTTGTCTACATATAATAAATCAAGGAATTGATTTCTAATTGAAAGGAGCTTCTTCATGATTCCCAAACTGGAAGTAGACGGGGTCAGCTATTCCTACCATTCACTGGATGGTGAGACGCTGGCCCTTGACCATATATCATTTGATGTATCCCCCGGGGAATTCCTGGCTATCGTGGGTCCCTCCGGATGCGGCAAGTCCACCCTTCTGTCCATGCTGTGCGGACTGACACTGCCCGAGGGAGGCACCATCAACATAGACGGCGTCCCCCTGACCAAATCTCCCTCTGCCATTGGATACATGCTGCAGAAGGATCATTTATTTGAATGGAGAAATATTTTCTCAAATATATCCCTTGGCCTTGAAATTCAAAAGCGGTTGGACGAACCTGCCAGGCAGGAACTGCTGGAAATGATGGCGGCCTACGGTCTGGCAGGCTTTGAATATGCAAAACCCTCGGAGCTGTCCGGCGGCATGCGCCAGAGAGCGGCCCTCATACGGACACTGGCCCTTAAGCCGGACCTTCTTCTCCTGGACGAACCATTTTCAGCCCTGGATTACCAGACCCGGCTGTCTGTGTGCGACGACATCAGCTCCATCATCCGTCAGACGCACAAAACCGCCATACTGGTGACCCACGACCTGTCTGAGGCCATCAGCGTGGCTGACCGCATACTGATCCTGTCCCCCCGTCCCGGCCGTGTCAAGAAAATCCTGTCCATTGATTTTCCTAAAATGTGCACCCGCTCCCTGGACCGCAGGAACTGTCCGGAATTCTCTGCTTACTTTAATATGGTATGGAAGGAGTTAAAGACATATGAATAGAGATAAACAGCCTGTATCAGCCTGCAATATGTCCGTGGCCCAGCAGGAGTATGTGGCCCGAGAAATACAGCGCCACCGCCAGGTGACCATATGCCGCGTCATGCTGCTGGTCCTTCTCCTGGCGCTGTGGGAACTGGCGGCCGACATGCACTGGATTGACAGCTTCATTTTCAGCTCCCCTGTGATGATTGCCAAATGCCTGGTTTCCATGGCAAAGGACGGAAGCCTGTTCCTCCACACAGGGGTAACTCTTATGGAAACCCTTATCAGCTTTGCCGTGTGCACAGTCTTTGGCCTGGCATGCGCCCTGCTTCTGTGGTCCGGCAAAAGCGTGGCACAGGTGCTGGAGCCCTTCCTTGTCCTGTTAAACAGCCTCCCCAAATCCGCCCTGGCCCCTCTTTTGATTGTGTGGCTGGGCAATAACATGCGGACCATTGTGGTGGCTGCCGTGTCCGTGGCTGTATTTGGTTCCATTCTGACCTTATACACAGGCTTTTCCCAGATGGATACGGAACAGATCAAGCTGATTTACTCCCTGGGAGGCGGACGAAAGGATGTGCTCCTGAAGGTTCTGCTGCCCGGTTCCCTTCCCCTTGTTATAAGCAATATGAAGGTGAACATCGGACTGTGTCTGGTGGGCGTGATTATAGGTGAATTCCTGAGCGCCAAGGCCGGGCTGGGATATCTGATTACCTATGGCTCTCAGACCTTTGCCATGACCATGGTGGTGACTTCTATTGTGATCCTCTGCATTGTGTCGGGAGTGTTGTATCAGATTATCGCGTATGCGGAGATGAGAATAAAAAAGAGATAGTGAGTAAAACCCGTCTCTGAACTGAATATGTAAGGGACAGGAGGTTACGGCAGACCTTCCTGTCCCTTACAGCTTAATTTTCACCTCCTCTTTCGCATCCAAAAACTCAAATACCCTTTGGGCCGCAGCCATGGTGGCCTGCATGATGTTTGCAATGTTGGTTACCTGGTTGATGGGCTGGGAGAACTGGCGCAGATACTGGATGAAGGACTGAATCATACCTATGCTCAGCCTGCCGTTGATGCAGAGCCATCCGCTGACAACCGCCACTCCCACATAGCCGATATTGGTCAGCGCCTGCGTTAAGGGCATGATGATACTGGACGAAAACTGCGCTTTCCATCCGTTGTCGTAGAGTCGGTTGTTGATGCCCTCAAAAGTCCCGATGATGTCCTCCTCTTTTCCAAAGGCGGCAATCACGTTCTGTCCGTTGTACATCTCCTCCACATACCCTGTAAGATCCCCCAGCGCGGACTGCTGTCCCTGGAAATAACGCTGGGAATGTTTTACCACCTTCATGCTCACCAGGCCGCCGCCTCCCTCACCCGCTCATCGCTGGCCGAATCATCCCCGAAGCGGATATTTTCCATGATGGTACCCTTAAACAGCAGGGCTTTCTGAGGCACATAACCGATTTTTTGGCGCAGGGTCCTCCTGTCATAGTCCTTTACATTGACTCCGCCCACCAGGACCTCGCCCTCCTGCACATCATAAAAGCGTGGAATCAATCCCACCAGCGCTGTCTTGCCGCTGCCCGTACTTCCGATGATAGCCGTTGTCTCTCCCGGCTTTGCCTCAAAGCTGACATGGCTGACGGCCGGCTCTTCTGCTCCCGAAAAATAAAAGCTTACATCCCGGAAGGTGAGATAACCTTTCTGTCTCTCTGATGTCTTGGGAACCGCCGGGTCACTGATGGAATTTTCAGTATCCAGCACCTCGCAGATACGGTCCGCGGAAGCAGCGCATCTGGGATACATGACGAAGATCATGGAAAGCATGGTGACCGACATCATGATCTGCATCACATACTGGATGATTGCCAGGATATCTCCCGGTATCACGGGCTCTGCTGCGATTCCCTGTCCCGCCCGCCAGAGAAGCCCCACCACGGTCAGGTTTAATATCAGTATCAGGGACGGCCCCAGCAGTGACATGGCATGCATCATTTTCATGGCATTATTCATCAGGTCCTTGTTGGCGCCGTCAAAACGCTTTTCTTCGTAATCCTCTGTCCCAAATGCCCGGATGACACGGATGCCGGAAAGCTTTCCCCTCATAATCAGGTTGATTCGGTCAATCCTGGTCTGCATCTTCCTGGAAAGAGGCATGGTCCTCCTGCCAATCAGGCTGATAATCAGCACCATCACCGGCATGGATACCACGAGTATGCTTGACATTTTCGGATTTTTGCTGTAAGCCAGCATGATGCCCACCACGCACATGATAGGCGCTGTCAGGATGATGCGCAGAAGCGCGTAATCAAAGACGCGGTTGAAAATGTGTCAATCTCCGCCTGGGAGAAATATTCCACCTTTGTGAAAATCCTGCTCCTCACATTCCGCCCTAAGCCCAGCGCGATTCTGGAGGCAAAAAAGCCTGTGATAATATTGCATACCATTCCCAGCATGATGAGGCCGGTGTGAAGAATGTAATTCATATCCTTATCCGCGATTCCCCTGTTGATGATATCCGACAGATAGGTGGGAAGCCCCGAGTGGCTCCCACTCCGGCCGCCACACTGACCAGCACGCATAGAAGTTCCAGACGGAACGCTTTCAGCTCTGCAAACACTTTTCCAGACATTTTAACCCTTTCAAAATAGTCTCCAGAGCTTCTTTGCTCATGGAATCCTTCTCAGAATGGCTGCCCATCTGCTCCATCATGCCCTGAACCAATGCCCGCCCTTTTTCTGTAAGGACCACATTTATGAAACGGGCGTCTTTGTCATTCTTGACCATTGTTATATGGCCGGCCCGTTCCAGACGCCGGCAAAACATGGAACAGTTTCCTTATATTTTTTGAAATTAACTGCATAATTATTCTGCAGCAAAGAAAAATTTCAGGCCGCTGATACCTCTAATCTGGGATATCAACGGCCTGCTTCACACCTTAATCCGCTCCGCAACCTCGTTTCCGATTGCAAGACGTATATTGTTCATTCCGATTATCATGCTGTCCCTTCCATGCTGGAACACATTGATGGTACTTCCCTCCCTGATGTCATGCTGATGCATGAACTCCATGACCTGGGGATTGCCGAACATCCATTTAATCGTACAGACAGCTCCTGCCTTAACCTCTGACAATGACTGCATAACCACACCTCCGTTACCGTTTGCGTTCATACCAAGTATGAGCAAAATGGCCCTTTATCATGCCGGCCCTTTTATTTATATTGTAAACATCCGAAGGGCTGTTAGTCAACGGCAATGTGGGTTAGGCTTTTTTAATCTTTTATCTCCATTATCCTCTAGTCCTCCGGGTCCGTAAATCCCATCAGCCTGCACACGATAAAGCCGGCCGCGTAGGAAGCGAACAGACCTACAAAATACAGCGGGAACCGGGTGGTAATGAACGCCAGAGGAATACCTGACAGCTCAGGGACCTTGGCCGCCACCTTCATCACTGCCATGACGCTTCCGCCGATTCCGCCGCCAATGCAGGATGCTATGAACGGCTTTCCAAGAGGAATGGTACAGCCCCACATCAGGGGTTCCCCTATTCCCAGCATTCCCACGGGAAGAGCATTCTTAATGGTCTTTTTCAGTCTCTGGTTCTTTGTCTTTAAATATACGTAAAACGCAGCTCCCACCTGTCCCGCGCCGGCCATACAGGTAACGGGCAGCAGATAGGTGACGCCGAAATCCGCTATAAGCTGGGTGTTGACCGCAATGAGCCCATGGTGCATTCCCGTCATTACCAGGGGCAGATAGATGGCTGAGGTCAGACCGGCCAGCACAGGCACCTTATAGATAATGAAGCTGACAAAGGCTCCAATGGTCTCCGATATGAAGCCGCCGATGGGCTGGAATACCATCAGGCCCACAAAGGTCATGACGCAGACCGTAATCAGCGGCCGCAGGAACATGTCCAGGAAATCCGGTATGACTTTTTGAAGCTGTTTCTCCAGCAGCACTGCCACATAGGCAATAATCAGTACGGATATCACGCCGCCCCGTCCGGGGGTAATGGACACATGGAACAGCTGTACCCCTGCCAGGGATGAACTGTTCAGTATGGAGGCCAGAACAGCACCGATGATGGGACTTCCGCCGAATTCCTTGGATGTATTATACCCCACGATGATGGGCAGGATGGTAAAGACCGAGTAGGCCAGCGCGCTCATTATTTTGCCGAAATCCGTATCCTGAAAGCCCGGGAAAAATACATAGGATGATTCGTAGACAGCAACCACCAGTCCGCAGGCAATGAATGCGGGGATGATGGGAATGAAGATATTGGCTATCTTTTTCAGCATGTTCTTGCAGGGTACATTGTTTTTTGCCCTGTTTTCCTCTTTCAGGAGAACGGCTTCGTCCACCTCTTCACTTTTAATATGGGTCATGTCACTCATAAGCTGGGCCACTGCCGCCGCAGTGCCGGGGCCCAGCACCAGCTGCACATGACTGCCCTCCTCAATAACCCCCAGTACGCCCTCCAGCTTTTTAAGCTCCTCCCGCTTCATTTTTTCCGGGTCCTTTACGGTCAGCCTGACCCGGGTATAGCAGTTTGCTATGGTCCTGATATTGGATTCGCCCACCAGATTGCAGATTGATTGTGCCAGCTCTTTCTTTGTCATAAGATACCTTCCCCTTTCTTATCTCTTGCCTGTTATACCGTCTTTTTTAGTATCGCCCACTCCTGTACCACTGAAAAACCTGCCTTCTCATAAATCCTTCTGGCAAAATTGGTTTCCGTTACAAAAATCGTCATGTATTCCGCCCCCATGTTCTTAAGCTCCTGACACAGGCTGAAGAACAGTACATTGCCGATTCCCTTTCCCCCGTCAGCCGGGTCCACTGCCAGGGCCGAAAAGAATCCCCGTCCGTTTTTCTCAGGATACACGGTTCCGGCTGTGCCAATCACCCTGCCGTCCCTGTCCTCCACTATGAGAATTTTCTTATGTTCCCGGATTCCGTCCCGGAATTTTTTCAGGAATGACTGGTCCCTCAGACGCCCAAACATTTCCTCATATCCAAAATTCCTGGTGCCGTCAAACCAGGCGACTCTGATTCCCTGCTGCTTAAACTCCATAATGTGCTTCTGTACGTCCGCCGGAATGTAAAATTTTTCCAGTTGCAGATAATAAGAAACCTCTTTTTGAACCAGCTCATATCCTCTCCTTTGAAAAAATACGTATCCGCGGGAGTCTGTCCTGATTCCAGGCGCCTTGTTGTGCTCGTGGCCTTCCCGGTCTATGTACCAGGACATTTTAACGGGACATTTGTGACTTATTCTTATTTCATGTTTTCCCTGGCCCTTCAGAAATGCCTCCGCCCTTTCCAAAAGGCTGCTTCCCACGCCTCTGCCTTCATATTCCTCCTTTACCACCAGAAGGAATATATATCCCGGCGTATTGTCCCGGTTCTGCCCCGGCAGGAATTCCTTCTGGCTGATTGCCGCCGCAAATCCCGCCAGACTGCCGGAATCCGTAAAGGCCAGGATGCATCCCTCCGGGTCAAAATCCGGTTTATCCAAAAGCTCTGCCTTCCATTCTTCCGGTGTATCATAGGCTTTATACCGGATACGCACCGCTTCCTCTTTCCACAGCCGCACCAGCTGCGGAAGCATGGCTTCCTTATACGTCCTGTATTGCATTCCGAACATACCCCCCAGCTCGATTTAATCTTGTCTTTGCGGATTCGGCGCCGCAATGCAGCAGAATCATGGTAATTGCCAGCTTTACGCTTCCCTCCGCCTCCTCCAGACAGTCCCTGGCCTCTTCCCTGGTGCATCCCGTGGCTGTCATGACAATATTTTCCGCCCTTGTAATCAGCTTCATATTTGTCTGCACAACATCCACCATCAGGTTCTGGTAAACCTTGCCGATTCCCACCATGCTTCCTGTGGATATCATGTTCAGAACCATCTTCTGGGCCGTTCCGGCCTTCAGCCTGGTGGAGCCAGTAAGGACCTCCGGGCCCGGCACCGGTTCAATGGCCAAATCTGCCTCCTTTCCTATCTCAGAATCCCGGTTGCAGGACACTGCCACGGTCCTGCATCCAATTTTTTTGGCATACCGGAGGCCGTATATCACGTAAGGCGTCCTTCCGCTGGCCGCCAGCCCTATGACGATATCCGCCGGGGACAGATGAATCTTTTTTAAGTCTTCCTCACCCAGGGTCTGGCTGTCCTCGGCTCCCTCCACCGCCTTCACAAAGGCAGCGGAGCCCCCGGCCATCAGGCCCACCACCACATCCGGCGACACCCCGAAGGTGGGCGGACATTCCACCGCATCCAGTACCCCCAGCCTTCCGCTGGTACCGGCTCCCATATAGATGATTCTCCCCTTTTGTTTCAGACTGTCCGTACACCAGGCAATGGCCCGGGCAATCTGGGGCAGAACCTCCCCCACAGCTTCCACCGCCTTCCCATCCTCCCGGTTCATAATAGCAACAATTTCCAGAGGGGTCATCTGGTCCAGCCCCATGGTCTCCTTATTCCTGCTTTCCGTTACCAACACTGACAAATCTATCATGGCAATTCCTCCCCTTACAATACGTTTTGGTTTTCATCCGGTCCCTCGGATTTGTCTATATGGGTCTTCCTGAACTGTTCCATGCACTCGTCATACCGCTTATGCACATAGGCCGTGTACAGAATATCTATCATGTTCAGCTGGGATATCCTGGATGACATGGCCCCGCTCCTGAAAATCAGTTCCGTTGCAGCCACTGACAGGTTATAATCAGCCAGACGGACCAGGGGCGACTGCTCAAACCTGGATATGGTGATGACCGGCGCCTCCCTCAGCCTGGCTTCCCTGGCACATACTATCATTTCCTCTGTAAGACCGGAATAGCTGACAATGAGGGCCAGATCGCACCCCCGGATGTTTCTGGCCTGCAGGAGCTGGGCATGCCAGTCATCGCAAATCACACATGGCTTGTTGACCCGCAGAAGCTTCAGATACATATCTCTGGCCACCAGCAGGGAAGAACCAAGCCCGAACAGATACACGGTCTGGCTCCGCTCCAGCAACTCCACACATTGATTCAAGATTTCCAGATCCACCAGCTTCCTGGTATTGTCAAGGGACACTATGTTCTTATAGGTCACCTTGTTCACCAGCTCCTCCAGGCTGTCGTCCTTCTTTATCTCCTGCTCCATGGGCCGTGTACTCTCCCTGCGCAGGGCTGACTCATACAGCAGCGATTTCTGCAGCTCCTTATAGCCCTCAAACCCCATCTTCCTGCACAGGCGGACAATGGTTGCCGCTGAGGAAAACGTTTTGTCTGCCAGCTGCTTTATGCTGTATCCGGCGGCTTCCTCGGGATTTTCCCTTAAAAATCTGAGGACCCCTTTCTCAGCCCCGCTGGCCTGCGCTGAATATTCCTGTATCCTGACAAGTACACTTTTCATATCAGTTCCTTTCTATGCCTTTATATTACTCTTTTAAACACTTTTGTCAATATCATCTGACTTTTACGAAAAATTATTTCATATTTTGACTTTTTCACCTCTTATTGCGCGTAAATACTGAAAAGCCGCCGCTTTTTTATTGAGCGGCGGCTGGAGGAATCCGTCAATCCCCAAGGTAGTGGACAGTCCCATGAAGAATCCCGCCAGCATATTGATGACAGGGGGCGAAGCCCCCACCGCCGCCAGGGCGTTTGTATTGACAAAATTTCCTTCCACATAGGAATCCACGTATTATACAATTGTTGAAAAAAATTTCCTATTCAAAAGAGGGATTGAAAACCAGAAAATAGACTTAAAGATACTGCCGTCAATCATATCCGTATTACCGCTTTGCAAGACAAGACCCCATAGCCCAAACATTGCTGGCTGCCATTCCCTGTTACCCAGTCTCTCACTCCGCCGCCCCGGCAAGCCTGCGCTCCTTCTTAATGCTCAGAGCGTACATGGCGCCTCCCGCCGCCAGCCAGAACACGGTATACAGGGCCGTTCCCGCCAGCTGGGGCCAGGCAGCGTCCCAGCCGATTCCCTTCAGGTTCACAGCCTTTAATTCCACGGCAATATTGGCAATGGGCGAAAATATCCTGGAAGCAATGCTGAGCCATTTCGGCATCAAATAGTATGGAAAAATAAGTCCTGAGGTAAATACAATCAGGTTGCTGCACATCATATACAGCTGTGCAAAGCAGGCCAGCCTCCTGGTAAAGGACCCAAGCATCACGCCAAAGGCCACGGCTGCCAGCATGAAAAGCACTGTGCTGAACAGATAGAGGCCGATTTCCCCTCTCAGGGGAATATTCTTATACAGCCCCACCACGCTCAGCGCCGCGAACTGGGTCACCACTGCGCCGCCCGCCACCACGGCCGTCCTGATGATTCCGTCCTTTAATTCCTCCCCCCGCTTTTCCGGGGCAGCCGCTGCCAGGGCTTTCCTCTTGCGTATCATGAGAGGAATGAAAAATGAGATGAGGAAGGTCTGCATGGTGATGGAGGGAACCAGCAGATAGCTCATTTTCCTGATGTAATCGCCCTGTGGCTCATACAAGGTCCTGTCCACGTAAGAAAATGTACCCAGGCTGGTCTGGGCCGCCGAGGGGTAAAAGTTATTTCCCTCCAGCATCTTAAGCTGCATTCCCGCGCTCATGGTACCCAGCACAGACGATGCAGCCCCCACAGCCCCTCCTCCGGTGATGATGTTGGAGCAGTCCGCAAAAATCACTGCCTGGGGTGATTTCTTCAGTGACATATCCCGGCTGAAATTTACGGGTATCATGACGCCGGCCTCTATCTTCTTATCCAGGATGGCCTGTTTCAAATCCTGCTCCGAATCCGCGTAATATACAATGTCCAGAGAGGGATTGATGCCAAGCTGCTTCACAATGGACTGGGACAAAGAGGACCGGTCCTCATCCAGAATTCCGAAGGGAATATTTTCTGTGTAATCATTTTTCCAGATAGTAGTAATCAGGAGCATGCCGGCCAGCACGGAAATAAAAAGACCGATAACCGTGTTTTTTTCTTCCTTCCATATCCTGCTCATCATATGCCGGCCACCCCGCTTTCCGTCAGGGGACTATCCGTCAGCGGGCTTCCCGCCTCTGTCCTGACATCCCTGAATTTCTTGGCCACCAAAAGCGCCATCACCGCGCAGAATCCCATAAGCCACAGAACATGATGGGCCTCACTCAAAAAGCTGCGCTCCACCAGGGCCATGTCCCTCAGAGGCACGATATAGTGGGTATTGGGCATGAACCAGGTAAGAAACTTACAGGGCCAGGGCATGGAGATGACCGGAAATGTGTAACCGGCTAACAGCATGGTAAAACTTATGATGCTGCATTTCTGCACTGCCTCCTCACAGTTTCCCCCGGTACCCAGGTTCTGGAGTATTCCAAAAAGGGTAATGCCGAAGCAGGTGAAAACTGTCATCAGAATGCCGGCCCAGGGCGAACTCTTATACGGAAACCCGAAACACAGGGTCTGGGTCACCATACAGCCCAGGGCAGAGACGCAGGCAATGCCGGTGATGAATCCGGCCTTCTTCATCAGACTTCCAAAGCTCGCCCTCTCGCACACGCAGGCCCCCACGCATCCGGCTCCAATCTGCACAATGGTAAGAAGGATGCCCTCCATCATCATGTATGCCACGTTCTTGGAGGGATTGCTGATGGCCTTTGTCACATATCCCATGGGCGCAATCAGGTTCATGGCTGCCTGGGGCGGTATGCCCTTTCCCTCTGCCAGCTTCAGCATATAGCCGCTCTTAATGGTTCCCAGGGCTTCGGCTATGGTTCCCCTCATGCCGCTGGCAACCGTGGAAAGGGCGCCGTCGTTAAAAATCATGATTTTGGCTTCCCTGCCATTTAACAAATCCTCTGAAAAATGCTCCGGAATCACGATTCCGGCCAGGGCCTTATTGTAGTAAAATGCTTCCTTCAGGTCATCCTCCTCATCCGTACATGCAATGACGTCAAATGTCCTGTTATCCGAAATCAGTTGAATCAGGCTTTGGACCGTCTCAGAGTGGTCATGGTTCACAATGACCGTGGGGACCTTCTGAAAAGGCAGGTGAATGAACTCAGCGCCCATGAGCAGACTCAGGATGGTGGGTGCCAGAAGAAGAATCAGCATGGGAATCGTTATGTACCGTTTTTTCACAGAAGATGCCAGGCTCCCTGCCCGTTTCATCCATTCTCTCATATACCATCACATCACTTTCCAAAGTCAACATAGGCTGTCATACCGGAACGCAGCTCATCCTGCAGTCCCGACAGGTCGTCAAAGGTTACCTTGATTCCGTAGGTCAGGATATCCCAGTCAGCTTCATTGGACGCCTTCTTAGTGGCAAAATCCGCTTCTTTATTGATTCGCACCACTTTTCCCTTATATGTATCCTTTCCCAGGGCTGCCAGGGAGATATCCACCTCCTGGTCCAGTTTTACCCGGGGAAGCTTCATTTCATCCACATCACATGTGATATAGGGGGTATAAATGTCCGCAACCACAACGGAGGGAAGTCCGGAGGACACCACATCACCGGCCTTGACATTTACCGTTGTCACCAGGCCGTCCACAGGGGAGGTGAGGACACATTTATCCAGGGTGGTGTCAATCTGTTTCAGGGCAGCCCAGGCCTGGTCCACCCCGGCCTGGGCCTGGGCAATCTGTTCCGGCGTGGCTCCGTTTTTGGCTTCGGAAAGCTTGCTCCGGGAAATCTCCAGATTGGAGCGTGAGCTGTCCAGGGCAGCCTTGGCAGAAGCCAGGGCAGCCTTCTGCCCATCCACGGAGGACTGGGATACGGCCCCTGCCGGAACCAGCGCCAAGGTCCTCTCATAATCCGCCTCCATCCTGGTATAGGATGCCTGGGCATTTTCCAGGTTTGCCTGGGCAATCTGGACCGCCAGCTGCAGCTGCTTCATCTGTTCCTCTGTGGCGCCGTTTAACAGGCTCTGATAAGATGCCTGCGCCTGGGCCAGGGCTGCCTGGGCCTGTTCCCTCTGGGCCATCAGGGTATCACTGTCCAGACGGACCAGCTCCTGGCCTTTCGTCACCAGATCCCCTTCCTCCACCAGGACATCCTTAATCTGGCCTCCTGTCAGCGCGTTGATGTTGCTCTCATCCATGGTCACATAGGACTGCACCACCAGATTTTTCTTATTCTTAAATAACAGGTCATCCCCGGTCACATGGCCGAAGATGAGCACCAGGACAA is a window of Enterocloster clostridioformis DNA encoding:
- a CDS encoding ABC transporter permease, producing MKRAGSLASSVKKRYITIPMLILLLAPTILSLLMGAEFIHLPFQKVPTVIVNHDHSETVQSLIQLISDNRTFDVIACTDEEDDLKEAFYYNKALAGIVIPEHFSEDLLNGREAKIMIFNDGALSTVASGMRGTIAEALGTIKSGYMLKLAEGKGIPPQAAMNLIAPMGYVTKAISNPSKNVAYMMMEGILLTIVQIGAGCVGACVCERASFGSLMKKAGFITGIACVSALGCMVTQTLCFGFPYKSSPWAGILMTVFTCFGITLFGILQNLGTGGNCEEAVQKCSIISFTMLLAGYTFPVISMPWPCKFLTWFMPNTHYIVPLRDMALVERSFLSEAHHVLWLMGFCAVMALLVAKKFRDVRTEAGSPLTDSPLTESGVAGI
- a CDS encoding HlyD family secretion protein — translated: MKLAKSKKKIIGAAAAVILCAIVLVLIFGHVTGDDLLFKNKKNLVVQSYVTMDESNINALTGGQIKDVLVEEGDLVTKGQELVRLDSDTLMAQREQAQAALAQAQASYQSLLNGATEEQMKQLQLAVQIAQANLENAQASYTRMEADYERTLALVPAGAVSQSSVDGQKAALASAKAALDSSRSNLEISRSKLSEAKNGATPEQIAQAQAGVDQAWAALKQIDTTLDKCVLTSPVDGLVTTVNVKAGDVVSSGLPSVVVADIYTPYITCDVDEMKLPRVKLDQEVDISLAALGKDTYKGKVVRINKEADFATKKASNEADWDILTYGIKVTFDDLSGLQDELRSGMTAYVDFGK